The Pantoea nemavictus genome includes a region encoding these proteins:
- the mltD gene encoding murein transglycosylase D encodes MKAKAILLASVLLVGCQASRNDANIPVQHAQSLSSAGQGENGKYGDRLLSPRWQDDGTSLAEDTDLWNHISDELKMGIPENSRIREQKTKFLKNKSYLHDVTLRAEPYMYWIVEQIQKRKMPMELVLLPIVESAFDPHATSSANAAGIWQIVAQTGKNYGLKQNQWYDGRRDVVASTKVALDMMQRLNGMFDGDWLLTIAAYNSGEGRVLKAMKQNKARGKPTDFWSLSLPRETTVYVPKMLALSEILKNNKRYGIKLPTPNESRALARVEVGQQIELTQAADMAGMSLSKLKTFNAGYKNGATAPNGPHYIMVPKSNVAKLRDSLASGDIASVQPTEMAKVSAAGNSYTVRKGDTLSGIASKLGVSVSALKQQNNLRSASVRTGQTLTVSGKASTQLADNGNSITYRVRKGDSFASIAKRHGVNTKDVMRWNSDAKDIQPGDKLTLFVNNSATPDT; translated from the coding sequence ATGAAGGCTAAAGCGATATTACTCGCCTCGGTCTTGCTGGTAGGATGTCAGGCATCAAGGAATGACGCCAATATCCCCGTACAGCATGCACAGAGTCTGTCTTCAGCTGGTCAAGGTGAAAATGGAAAGTACGGAGATCGATTGTTGTCGCCGCGATGGCAGGATGATGGAACAAGCCTCGCAGAAGATACTGATCTCTGGAATCACATTAGTGACGAGTTGAAGATGGGGATTCCGGAAAACAGCCGGATCCGCGAACAAAAAACAAAATTTTTAAAAAATAAGAGCTATCTCCACGATGTAACATTACGGGCAGAGCCGTACATGTACTGGATAGTCGAGCAGATACAGAAACGTAAAATGCCGATGGAACTGGTACTGCTACCCATAGTGGAGAGCGCTTTTGACCCACACGCAACATCTTCTGCGAATGCCGCCGGCATCTGGCAGATTGTTGCACAAACGGGCAAAAACTATGGTTTGAAACAGAACCAATGGTACGACGGACGCCGCGATGTGGTGGCCTCGACCAAAGTAGCGCTGGATATGATGCAGCGTCTGAACGGTATGTTTGACGGTGACTGGTTACTGACCATCGCCGCCTATAACAGCGGTGAAGGGCGTGTGCTGAAAGCGATGAAACAGAATAAGGCGCGCGGCAAGCCGACGGACTTCTGGAGTTTATCGTTACCACGCGAGACGACGGTGTACGTACCTAAAATGTTGGCCTTGAGTGAGATCCTCAAGAACAACAAGCGTTACGGTATCAAACTGCCGACCCCGAACGAGAGCCGTGCATTAGCTCGCGTAGAAGTGGGACAGCAGATTGAACTGACGCAGGCCGCCGACATGGCCGGCATGTCTCTCAGCAAGCTGAAGACATTTAATGCTGGTTATAAAAACGGTGCCACAGCGCCAAACGGACCGCACTACATTATGGTGCCGAAGTCTAACGTTGCTAAGTTGCGCGATTCACTGGCTTCCGGTGATATCGCTTCCGTGCAGCCTACCGAGATGGCGAAAGTCAGCGCGGCAGGAAACAGCTACACGGTTCGCAAAGGTGACACCTTGTCTGGCATTGCCAGCAAGCTTGGCGTTAGCGTCAGTGCATTGAAACAGCAGAACAATCTGCGCAGCGCTTCGGTTCGTACCGGTCAGACCTTGACCGTAAGCGGCAAAGCGAGCACGCAGTTGGCTGATAACGGCAACAGCATCACCTACCGTGTACGTAAGGGTGATTCTTTTGCCAGTATTGCAAAACGTCATGGTGTTAACACCAAAGATGTTATGCGCTGGAACAGTGATGCTAAAGACATCCAGCCGGGCGACAAGCTCACGCTGTTTGTGAATAATAGCGCAACACCTGATACCTAA
- the gloB gene encoding hydroxyacylglutathione hydrolase gives MNLTSIPALQDNYIWTLTDEDNRCLIVDPGEAQPVLDKLKANRWQPVAILLTHHHHDHVGGVSELLQHYPDLEVFGPEETADKGAKRIVTEGDEFTLLGLNFRVIATPGHTLGHISYFSSPYLFCGDTLFSGGCGRLFEGTAQQMFESFQKLNQLPEDTLICCAHEYTLSNMKFAAAILPQDPKILARYQQIKDLRAENRITLPTKLALEREINLFLRTQDPDLQQALGTNVSSSALWQTFADLREKKDRF, from the coding sequence ATGAATCTTACCAGCATTCCCGCATTGCAGGATAACTACATCTGGACACTGACGGACGAAGACAATAGATGTCTGATTGTCGATCCCGGCGAAGCACAGCCGGTGCTGGATAAATTGAAAGCGAATCGCTGGCAACCTGTCGCGATTTTGCTGACGCATCATCATCATGATCACGTCGGCGGTGTGAGCGAACTGTTGCAGCACTATCCCGATTTGGAGGTTTTCGGTCCAGAGGAAACTGCAGATAAAGGAGCAAAGCGCATTGTGACAGAAGGGGATGAATTTACCCTACTTGGTCTGAACTTCCGCGTCATCGCAACGCCTGGTCATACTTTAGGACATATCTCATATTTCAGCTCCCCTTATCTTTTCTGTGGTGACACCCTATTTTCTGGCGGCTGCGGACGCTTATTTGAAGGCACCGCACAACAAATGTTCGAATCATTTCAAAAGCTTAATCAGCTACCTGAAGATACCCTTATTTGCTGTGCGCATGAATACACTTTATCCAATATGAAGTTTGCTGCGGCTATTCTGCCCCAAGACCCTAAAATTTTGGCAAGGTATCAGCAAATTAAGGACTTACGCGCAGAAAACCGCATTACTTTACCGACAAAACTGGCCTTAGAGCGTGAAATAAATTTATTTTTACGCACGCAAGACCCTGATTTACAACAGGCTTTAGGCACTAATGTCTCATCGTCGGCGTTATGGCAAACTTTTGCCGATCTACGCGAGAAGAAAGACCGCTTTTAA
- a CDS encoding class I SAM-dependent methyltransferase has translation MKPAKTRQILTAPRSWRDMPMGDYFRDALTQQLQPYLGKLYGFHMLKIGSLSAEINTSQCAISHQVNVGIEGDELQVIANSTQLPFESKSVDACLLAHTLAWSQDPHRVLREVDRVLIDDGWMIISGFNPFSLLGISKGIPGLHSRAPWSGRMFSQVRLLDWLNLLNYEVVYRTRFQVVPWHRQGGRVISAHLPALGCLNIVVARKRTFPLTPTKMKKNLSQSQLRQTVNVTRQFREVKDQDST, from the coding sequence ATGAAGCCAGCTAAAACACGCCAAATCCTGACTGCACCGCGCTCCTGGCGCGATATGCCCATGGGAGACTATTTTCGCGACGCGCTCACCCAGCAACTGCAGCCCTATCTCGGTAAGCTCTATGGCTTTCATATGCTTAAAATTGGCAGCCTCAGCGCAGAAATCAACACCAGTCAGTGTGCCATATCGCATCAGGTGAATGTGGGCATTGAGGGCGATGAGCTACAGGTGATTGCCAATTCCACCCAGTTACCCTTTGAATCGAAATCCGTTGATGCCTGTTTACTCGCGCATACGCTGGCATGGAGTCAGGATCCCCATCGAGTATTACGCGAGGTAGATCGCGTGCTGATTGATGATGGCTGGATGATCATTAGCGGCTTCAATCCGTTCAGTCTGTTAGGTATTAGCAAAGGTATTCCCGGTTTGCACTCGCGCGCGCCATGGAGTGGACGCATGTTCAGTCAGGTACGTTTGCTCGATTGGCTCAACCTGCTTAATTATGAAGTGGTATATCGCACGCGTTTTCAGGTGGTGCCATGGCATCGACAAGGCGGCAGGGTGATCAGTGCGCATCTACCGGCATTAGGATGTTTGAATATTGTAGTGGCGCGTAAACGTACGTTCCCGTTAACGCCCACCAAAATGAAGAAGAATCTGAGTCAAAGCCAGCTGCGTCAAACGGTTAACGTGACGCGCCAGTTTCGCGAAGTGAAGGATCAGGACTCAACCTGA